A genome region from Bradyrhizobium commune includes the following:
- the flgK gene encoding flagellar hook-associated protein FlgK, which yields MGLSSALASAMSGLRANQAALSIVSSNVANSQTPGYVAQTANQIEVTTGEFGSTAKTTGVSRDIDSYVLGQLRTETGGSGYADQTANILKQLQNVYGNPGGSGTLETALNNFTSSLQALSTSAGSSSAQTVALGAAQTLAQQLNVTTSGIQSLRSNVEQDLGTSAQQANAAMQQIADINTKLQGLASTDPSAATLMDQRDQAINTLSKYVDVHVTTDGSNQANIYTTTGIQLVGAGLASKFTFSSAGALSATSLYNTDPARSGVGAFNITLPNGSSIDVAANSVVSSGQIAADLKLRDQTLVQAQNQVDQLAATMSSALSDKTTAGSTVSGPPAGFDIDLAGAQPGNTVNISYTDSTNTKRQVTLVNVTDPAALPLQNATNANPVQIGVNFSGGMGAIAAALNTALPGSHLTFSAAPSPATATTLRVTDDNSGLAKVNSASITKTISSLTSGGPQLPLFTDGSTALYTGAITASGSQMTGLAGRISVNPALVTDASKLSVYSTSPVTPAGDTTRSDYLYSQLTNTVFSYSPQTGLGSASQPFSGSVSNYLQQFLSVQSNASTQATQLQQGQSVVVSTLQAKFNSTSSVNLDSEMSNLIQLQNAYAANAHVMSVVQSMMNTLIQAQG from the coding sequence ATGGGTTTGAGTTCAGCCCTGGCCAGTGCGATGAGCGGTCTGCGTGCCAACCAGGCCGCGCTCTCGATCGTCTCGTCGAACGTCGCCAACTCGCAGACGCCGGGTTACGTCGCCCAGACGGCGAACCAGATCGAGGTCACCACCGGCGAGTTCGGCTCGACGGCGAAGACGACCGGCGTCAGCCGGGACATCGACAGCTATGTGCTGGGCCAGCTGCGTACCGAGACCGGCGGCAGCGGCTACGCCGACCAGACGGCCAACATTCTGAAGCAGCTTCAGAATGTCTATGGCAACCCCGGCGGCAGCGGCACGCTCGAAACCGCGCTGAACAATTTCACCAGCTCGCTCCAGGCGCTGTCGACGAGTGCGGGTTCGTCGTCGGCGCAGACCGTCGCCCTCGGCGCGGCGCAAACGCTGGCGCAGCAGCTCAACGTCACCACCAGCGGCATCCAGTCGCTGCGGTCGAATGTCGAGCAGGATCTCGGCACCTCGGCGCAGCAGGCCAACGCAGCGATGCAGCAGATCGCCGACATCAACACCAAGCTCCAGGGCCTGGCGTCGACCGATCCGTCCGCGGCGACGCTGATGGACCAGCGCGACCAGGCCATCAACACGCTGTCGAAATATGTCGACGTCCACGTCACCACCGACGGATCGAACCAGGCCAACATCTACACCACCACGGGCATTCAGCTCGTCGGCGCGGGCCTCGCCTCAAAGTTCACTTTCTCTTCAGCGGGTGCGCTGTCTGCGACCTCGCTCTACAACACCGATCCGGCCAGGTCGGGTGTCGGCGCGTTCAACATCACGCTGCCGAACGGCTCGTCAATCGATGTCGCCGCCAACAGCGTGGTTTCCTCCGGCCAGATCGCGGCCGATCTGAAGCTGCGCGACCAGACGCTGGTGCAGGCGCAGAACCAGGTCGATCAGCTCGCCGCGACGATGTCGAGCGCGCTGTCCGACAAGACCACGGCGGGTAGCACCGTCTCCGGTCCGCCCGCAGGCTTCGATATCGATCTCGCCGGCGCGCAGCCGGGCAACACCGTCAACATCAGCTATACTGATTCCACCAACACAAAGCGCCAGGTCACGCTGGTGAACGTGACCGATCCGGCGGCGCTGCCGCTCCAGAACGCGACCAACGCGAATCCGGTGCAGATCGGAGTCAATTTCTCCGGCGGCATGGGCGCGATCGCGGCCGCGCTCAACACCGCGCTGCCCGGCTCGCACCTGACGTTCTCCGCGGCCCCGTCGCCGGCGACCGCGACCACGCTCCGTGTCACCGACGACAATTCCGGTCTTGCCAAGGTCAATTCGGCGTCGATCACCAAGACGATCTCGTCGCTGACCTCCGGCGGTCCGCAACTGCCGCTGTTCACCGACGGCAGCACGGCGCTCTACACCGGCGCGATCACGGCATCGGGCTCGCAGATGACCGGCCTTGCCGGGCGCATCTCGGTGAACCCGGCGCTGGTCACCGATGCGAGCAAGCTGTCGGTCTACAGCACCTCGCCGGTGACGCCCGCAGGCGACACCACGCGCTCGGACTATCTCTACTCGCAGCTCACCAATACGGTGTTCTCCTATTCGCCGCAGACCGGTCTCGGCTCGGCGAGCCAGCCGTTCAGCGGCAGCGTCTCGAACTACCTCCAGCAGTTCCTGAGCGTCCAGAGCAATGCCTCGACCCAGGCGACCCAGCTTCAGCAGGGCCAGAGCGTCGTGGTCTCGACGCTCCAGGCCAAGTTCAACTCGACCTCCAGCGTCAATCTGGACTCGGAGATGTCGAACCTGATCCAGCTTCAGAATGCCTATGCCGCCAACGCCCACGTCATGTCGGTGGTGCAGAGCATGATGAATACATTGATCCAGGCTCAAGGGTAA